The Mobula birostris isolate sMobBir1 chromosome 14, sMobBir1.hap1, whole genome shotgun sequence genome includes a region encoding these proteins:
- the LOC140210026 gene encoding leucine-rich repeat neuronal protein 1-like, translating into MFLKEYIFISLAIVTLAQAIPWHVRCPDMCVCEIKPWFTPRSVYREAPTVDCNAFFMYKVPANLPEGTQTLLLQSNRISKIEPGELHHLVNLTELDLSQNSFSQIEHFSLTNMTNLLVLHLEENQLTDLSEKCFSALTNLQELYLNHNQLSTISAGAFSGLGNLLRLHLNSNRLRSIRSEWFNTLPSLEILMIGENAVEKIQNMNFKPLVNLRSLVLSGMRLKEISDYALEGLENLESISFYDNKLSKVPKVALQKAPGLKFLDLNKNLIQRIQQSDFTDMLHLKELGINNMEELTSIDKFALDNLPELTKLEVTNNPKFSYIHPNAFRLVPQMETLMLNNNALSALYKKTIESLSKLQEISIHNNPIRCDCVIRWVNTNENRIRFIEPQSTFCVDPPEFSRRNLRDVPFREMTDRCLPLISSEAFPSHLSVEMEESLSLHCRAFAEPDPEIYWVTPSGDKLSAYTASDKYRLCPEGTLEIFNISMDEAGLYTCVAHNLVGADSKSVTIKVSGFYPENEDDIQLYIRETEAHYILLSWIITSNIISSNISWSRTLSNSSLNIAFSARIPAGVHSYNLTRLEPLAEYMICVHVSHVSLHTEASCIRGRTKEARPATAKSEIRLQFLIALTVCALFVAVSVLALRRLASVRPKVVEEHRPLSVSMQRNLSTSLHRIYPLFIKHWEPGSTSGKTVAVELQSTPLGSSNAGYCSTI; encoded by the coding sequence ATGTTCCTGAAAGAGTACATTTTTATTAGCTTGGCAATTGTTACATTAGCTCAAGCAATACCCTGGCATGTCAGATGCCCTGATATGTGTGTCTGTGAAATTAAGCCTTGGTTTACCCCGAGGTCCGTGTATCGAGAGGCACCAACAGTAGACTGTAATGCTTTTTTCATGTACAAAGTTCCTGCTAATTTGCCTGAAGGAACACAGACGTTACTCCTACAGAGTAACAGGATCAGCAAGATCGAGCCAGGTGAGCTACATCACCTGGTTAACCTGACAGAACTAGACCTGTCCCAAAACAGTTTCTCACAGATTGAACACTTCAGCTTGACAAACATGACTAACCTTCTGGTCCTTCATCTGGAAGAGAACCAGCTGACTGACCTGTCAGAAAAATGCTTCTCCGCTCTCACTAACCTTCAAGAACTTTACTTAAACCACAACCAGCTgagcaccatttctgctggaGCTTTCTCTGGGCTCGGGAACCTGCTCCGGCTTCACCTGAACTCTAACAGGTTGAGGAGCATTAGAAGTGAGTGGTTTAATACTTTACCTAGCCTGGAGATCCTCATGATTGGAGAGAATGCTGTGGAGAAGATCCAGAACATGAACTTTAAACCTCTCGTTAACTTAAGAAGTCTGGTTCTAAGTGGAATGCGACTGAAAGAAATCTCAGATTATGCTCTTGAAGGTCTAGAGAATCTAGAGAGCATTTCCTTCTATGATAACAAATTATCCAAGGTTCCAAAGGTGGCCCTCCAGAAAGCCCCAGGTCTTAAATTTTTGGATTTGAACAAAAATTTGATTCAAAGGATCCAACAGAGCGATTTTACGGATATGCTCCATCTTAAGGAGTTGGGGATTAACAATATGGAGGAACTGACCTCCATTGATAAATTTGCTTTGGACAATTTACCTGAATTGACCAAactggaagtgaccaacaacccGAAGTTTTCGTACATTCATCCCAATGCGTTTCGGCTTGTTCCTCAGATGGAAACTCTGATGCTGAACAATAACGCCCTGAGTGCCTTATACAAAAAGACTATCGAGTCCCTATCTAAACTGCAAGAGATCAGCATCCACAACAACCCCATCAGGTGTGACTGCGTCATTCGCTGGGTGAACACTAATGAAAACCGCATTCGGTTCATCGAgccacagtcgacgttttgtgtGGACCCTCCAGAATTTAGCAGGCGTAATCTGAGAGATGTCCCATTCAGAGAGATGACAGACCGATGCCTTCCTCTCATTTCCTCAGAAGCCTTTCCCTCACATCTCAGCGTTGAAATGGAAGAATCCCTTTCCCTTCACTGCCGAGCTTTTGCTGAGCCAGATCCTGAGATTTATTGGGTCACGCCCTCCGGTGACAAGCTTTCAGCCTATACTGCATCAGACAAATACAGGCTGTGCCCTGAAGGCACGCTGGAGATATTCAATATAAGTATGGATGAAGCAGGACTTTATACCTGTGTGGCTCACAACCTTGTAGGAGCTGACTCGAAGAGTGTCACTATCAAAGTGAGTGGGTTCTATCCAGAAAATGAAGACGACATTCAGCTCTATATACGAGAAACAGAAGCTCACTATATCCTGCTGTCATGGATAATCACCTCCAACATAATATCGTCAAATATCTCTTGGTCACGTACACTGAGCAATAGCAGCTTGAATATTGCCTTCTCAGCTCGGATCCCTGCTGGCGTGCACAGTTATAATTTGACACGGCTGGAGCCGCTTGCCGAATACATGATATGTGTGCACGTGTCCCACGTCAGTCTCCACACTGAGGCGTCCTGCATCAGGGGCAGGACCAAAGAAGCCCGCCCAGCAACCGCGAAGAGTGAGATCAGGCTGCAGTTTCTAATTGCCTTGACTGTCTGCGCGCTCTTTGTGGCAGTAAGCGTCCTGGCCCTCCGCAGGCTTGCGTCTGTCAGGCCGAAGGTGGTGGAGGAGCACCGGCCACTGTCTGTGAGCATGCAGA